Within Prosthecodimorpha staleyi, the genomic segment TCGATCTGCAGCAGACGGGCGAGTTCGCGCACCGTCGTCTCGATTTCGGCCTCGGGCACGCGCCGGGTCGGCGAGCGCAGCGGGAAGGCGAGGTTGTCGTAGACCGAGAGATGCGGGTAGAGCGAATATTGCTGGAACACGAAGGTCACGTCGCGTGCCGCCGGCGGCTCCGCGGTCACGTCGCGTCCGCCGATGGCGATGCGGCCGGCATCGGGCCGCTCCAGCCCGGCGACCAGGCGCAGCGCGGTGGTCTTGCCGGCCCCGGTCGGACCGAGCAGGACCAGGAATTCGCCGTCCGCGATGGTCAGCGACAGATCCTCGACCGCGGTGGTGCGGCCGAATCGCTTGGTGACGCCTTCGAGCCTGATCTCAGCCACGGCGATGCCCCTTCGTCTCGGCGGCGACGGTCCAGGCCGTCCTCAGCGCCCGGCCGGTCGCCTTGTCGAACAGCGACAGCTTCTCGGGCCGGAAGGCGAGGCCGACCGGCGCCCCGACCGTGACGCTCTCGGCGGAGGGCAGGCGCGCGCGCACCGTGCCGGCGCCGGTGCGGATGGTGACGATCTGCGTGGTGCCGAGATATTCGGCGCCGAACACCTCGCCGCGCAGGCCGCCGTCGTCGACCAGCTGGACCTGTTCGGGGCGCACGCCGAGGACCAGATCGGTGGCGGTGGTGCCGTCGAGCACGGCCGGGATGGCGGCGACGGTCTCGCCGACCTGCACGGTAGTCGCGCCGGGCGCGAGCGGGCCGCGGCAGGGGATCAGGTTCATCGGCGGCGAGCCGATGAAGTCGGCCACAAACAGCGTCGCCGGCCGGCCGTAGATCTGCTGCGGGGTGTCGAACTGCTCGATCACGCCCTTGTTCATGACCGCGATCTTGTCGGCCATCGCCATGGCCTCGAGCTGGTCGTGGGTGACGTAAAGCGTGGTCGCGCCGAGCCGGTCGTGCAGGGCGCGCAGTTCGGCGATCATGGCCTCGCGCAATTCGGTGTCGAGCGCGCCGAGCGGCTCGTCCATCAGGAAGGCCTTCGGGTTGCGCACGATGGCGCGGCCGAGGGCGACGCGCTGGCGGTCGCCGCCGGACAGGCCGGAGACCGAGCGGTCGAGCAGATGGCCGATGCGCAGCGTGCGCGCCGCCTCCTCGACCCGGGTCTTGATCTCGGGCTTGGCGACGCCCTGGTTGGCGAGCGGATAGCCGATGTTCTTGCGCACGTTCATGTGCGGATAGAGCGCGAACAGCTGGAACACGAAAGCGATGTCGCGGGCGGACGCCCGGAGTTGGGTCACGTCGTCGCCGTCGAGCCTGATCAGGCCGGAGGAGGGCAGTTCGAGCCCGGCGATCATGCGCAGCGTCGTCGTCTTGCCGCAGCCGGACGGCCCGAGCATGACGAAGAATTCGCCGCTCGCCACGGTGAAGCTGGAATTCTTGACGGCGACGAACTCGCCGAAGGATTTGTGCAGGTTCTCGACCCGGATCTCGGCCACGTCTGCGCTCCTCAGGCCGGGAACTTCGATCCGACCACGAACAGCACCGTGCCGGCGAGCGTGACCGCGAAGGAATAGGTGTAGAGGGTCAGTGAGAAGGGCTGCATCAGCATGATCACGCCGGCGACGATCAGGGTGGTGGCCAGGCCCTCGGCGAGGCCGCGCGGCGAGAGCCGGCGCCTTTCGGAGCCCGGAGAGGCGGATTCGGGTTCGTTCAGCCGGCTCATTTCCTGACCGCTCCGAAGGTGATGCCGCGCAGGAGGTGCTTTCTCAGGAGCACCGTGAAGACCACGATCGGGACCAGGAAGATCGCCGTGCCGGCCGCGACGGCAGGCCAGTCCTGGCCGCCCTCGCCGATGATGATCGGGATGAAGGGCGGGGCGGTCTGCGCCTCGCCGGAGGTCAGCAAGACCGCGAAGGCATATTCGTTCCAGGCGAAGATCATGCAGAAGATGGCGGTTGCGGCGATGCCGGTGGCGGCCTGCGGCAGCACGACCTTTCGGAAGGCTTGCAGCCGCGTATAGCCGTCGATCATCGCCGCTTCCTCGTATTCGCGCGGGATCTCGTCGATGAAGCCCTTCAGCAGCCAGACCGCGAGCGAGACGTTGACGGCGGTGTAGAGCAGGATCATGCCGAACTTGGTGTCGGACAGGCCGAGCTCGCGATACATCAGGTAGATCGGGATGGCGACTGCGATCGGCGGCATCATGCGCGTCGACAGGATGAAGAACAGCAGGTCGTCGGCGAGCGGCACCCGGAAGCGCGAGAAGCCGTAGGCCGCCATGGTGCCGAGCGCGACCGCGAAGAAGGTCGACCCGAAGGCGATCACGACCGAGTTCCAGAAGCGCGGCACGTAGTTGGACGGGCCGGCAATGACCATGTTGCGCGCCCGGGCGATCTCCTCGCAGGTGCCCGAGGCCGGGGGCAGGGACTTGATATAGTCCTCGGTCTGCCGCGAGCGGGTCGTGAACAGGTTGCAGAAGCCTTCCAGCGACGGCGTGAACACGATCTTGGGCGGATAGGAGATCGAATCCGGCGGCGTCTTCAGCGCCGTCAGGAAGATCCAGACCAGCGGCAGCATGGTGATCAGCGCATAGGCGATGACCAGGCTGCCGGCGATGGCCTTGGTGCGGCCCGAGGGCTCGACGACGGAATGGGCGGACGTGCTCATCGGCTCTTCACCCGGTTGAGCGCCTTCACGTAGATGTTGGCGAGGCCGAAGACGGTGACGAAGAGAATGATCGCGAAGGCGGAGGAATAGCCGGTGCGCCATTTCTCGAAGGCTTCGCGCTTCAGGGTGATCGAGGCGACCTCGGTGGTCGAACCGGGCCCGCCGGAGGTCAACAGGTTGACCATGTCGAACATCTTGAAGTTCTCGATGCCCCGGAACAGCACGGCCAGCATGATGAAGGGTAGCGCCATGGGCAGCGTGATGGTCCAGAACTGGCGCCAGGGCGAGGCGCGGTCGACCTCGGCGGCTTCGTAGATGTAGTCGGGAATCGAGCGCAGGCCGGCCAGGCAGATGAGGATCACGTAGGGGGTCCACATCCAGGTGTCGACGATGACGATCGCCCAGGGCGCCAGCGCGACCGTGCCAAGCATCTCGAAGGAGGACGGCGGTACGCCGGTCACGGCCGAGATGCCGTAGTTGAACAGGCCGATCTGGGGCTGGAACAGGAAGCGCCAGAAATTGCCGACCACGGCCGGCGACAGCATCATCGGCACCAGGATTACGGTGGTCCAGAAGCCGTGGCCGCGGAACTTGCGGTCGATCGCCCAGGCGAGCGAGAAGCCGAGCACGGTCTGGATCAGGATGGTCCAGATGACGAAATGCGCGGTCGCCTGCATCGGCTGCCAGACTTCCGGATCGGTCAGGATCGACACGTAGTTGTCGATGCCGACATCGCGGACCGGCGCATTGGTGCGGTTGGCGCGGAAGTTGGTGAACGACAGCCGGATCGTCCAGATCAGCGGAAAGATGTTGATCGCGAGCAGGAGCACGATCGTCGGCGCGATGAACAGCCACGCGATCGCGCGGTCCGACAGGCCGCGGATGTGCCGGGCGAGGGCAGGCGGCGTGGACGCGGCGGCGCGGTCGATGATGGGCGGGCTCACGGTCTCGGATCCATGGCTCTGGTGAGGGCTCTGGCGGGGCGTGCGCGGCAGGCTGATGCCACGGCGCCGCAGGGCATTCGCAAGCGGCCCCGCACGGGCGGCCGCAGGATCACGGCACAGGTGCCGGACCGGATGATCGTCACCCGGCGCGTCTTCGGGCGGTCCCGGCCGGCCGGCGGGCGAAGCCCGGAACGCCGGGCGGCGGGCGGCGGGATGGGCGGGGTCTCGGCCGGACCTTGCCCGGACCGGATGCCTGTTTCCGTCCATACCGGCCCGGACCTTCGTGGGCCGGCATGGACGCGCCGGTTCGGCGGCCTCCGCCCGCGGCCGGGAGCCCGCGGGCGGAGGCCTGGACGGCGTCAGAGCTTGCCGTCGTCCTTGAACACCTTGATCCAGTCCTTGACCAGGGCGTCGAGGGCTTCCTTGGCGGTGCCCTTGTCGGCGACGACATATTCGTGGATGCGCTTCTGTTCGGCGAGCAGGAGCTGGGCATAGGACGGATCGGCCCAGAAGTCCTTGACCTCACCCATCGCCGTCAGGAAGTCGGCTGCAAAGGGCGCGGAGGCCTTGAAGTCCGGCGCGTTGAGCACGCCCTTGTGGCAGGTGTAACCGCCGAGCGCCCACCACTTCTTCTGCACGTCGAGCGAGGCGAACCACTTGATATACTGCAGCGCCTCGTTCTTGTTGGGCGAGTAGCTGACGACCGAGATGCCCTGGCCGCCGAGCTGCGAGGCGTGAACCTTCTCGCCCGGATTGACGAAGAAGCCGATCTTGGCTCCGCCGACCTTCTCGTCCTTGTAGAGGCCGGGGAAGAAGGCGAACCAGTTCATCTGCATCGCGACCTGGCCGGACTTGAAGGCGTCGAGGCCTTCCTGCATGTAGGCGTCCGTATAGCCCGGCGGCGTGCAGCACTTGTACAGCGCCTTGTAGAATTCGAGGCCCTTGACGGCGTCGGCGCTGTTGACGAAGCCTTCCATGCTGTAGGGCTTCTTCGGATCCTGGTACTGGAAGCCGAAGGTGTAGAGCGCGTTGGACACGCCCATCGTGATGCCTTCCGAGCCGCGCTCGGTGAAGATCGCGGCGCCGTAGACCTTCTTGCCGTCGATCTCGCGGCCCTGGAAGAATTCGGCGATTTGCTTCAGTTCGGTCTGCGTCTTCGGCGGGGCGAGATCGCGGTTGTGCTTCTTCTTGAATTCGGCCTGCAGCTCGGGCTTGGCGAACCAGTCCTTGCGGTAGGTCCAGCCGAGCGCGTCGCCCATGGCCGGCAGCGCCCAGTAGTTCGGCGTGCCCTTCGGCCATTCGGCATAGCCGGCGACCGTCGCCGGCATGAAGTCGTCGATCTTGATGCCTTCCTTGGCGAAGAAGTCGTTCAGCTTGACGTAGTGGCCGTTCTCGGCCGAACCGCCGATCCACTGGCTGTCGCCGATCAGCAGGTCGCACAGCTTGCCCTTCGAGTTCAGCTCGTTGAGCATGCGGTCGGCGAAATTGGGCCAGGGCACGAATTCGAACTTCATGCCGACGCCGGACTTGGCCGTGAAATCCTTGGACAGTTCGACCAACGCGTTGGCCGGGTCCCAGGCGGCCCAGCACAGCGTGATGGTCTTGCCCTGTGCGGCGGCCGGAGCGGCGGTGAGCGCCGTGGCGACGAGGGTCGTGGCCGCCGCGAGGCCGGCCGACGCCAGAATCTTCCTCATGCGATGTCCTCCCATGTTCGCGTGCCACCGCGCCCCGAAACGGCGAGATCAATCGCCGTCGAGCGAGGAAAAGCACCATCCCGTCGCGCCCAAACCCAAGTCGAGCGCGCGGAATCAGCCTGATTGTGCTGGAGGCGATGCGCCTCCTCCCGGATCGTCCCTCTGAAACGGGGACGTTTAGTTTGCGTGTTTAGTGAAACTCAAATCACTAAACTTGGCAAGAGGGCGGAGGCCGCGTTCCGCCGATTATGCCAGAGGCACCCAGGTGCCGCCGGCCGACGCGCTTTTCACGGCCGCGGCGACGAAGCGGACACCGGCCAGCCCGTCGGCCACATCGGGGAAGACCACCGCCGGATCGACGGCGCCGCCGCTCTTTCGTGCGGCCAGCGCATCGGCGATCTCGCGGTAGATGTTGGCGAAGCCCTCGATATAGCCCTCCGGGTGGCCGAACGGCACGCGCGTCAGCCGGCCGGCCTCGGGGCTGGCGCCGTCGCCGCCGCGGGTGATGCGGCGCTTCGGCTCGCCGAGCGGCGTGAACCAGAGATAGTTCGGATCCTCCTGCGACCATTCCAGCCCGCCGCGGCTGCCATAGACGCGCAGGCGCAGGCCGTTCTCGTTGCCGGGCGCGACCTGGCTCGCCCAGAGCATGCCGCGCGCGCCGCCGCGGTAGCGGATGAGCACGCCGACATTGTCGTCGAGCCGCCGGCCGGGCACGAAGGTGGTCAGTTCGGCGAGGATCGCCTCCGCCTCCAGGCCGCTGACGAAGCGGGCGAGATCGTAGGCGTGGGTGCCGATGTCGCCGACGCAGCCGCCGGCGCCCGAGCGGGCCGGATCGGTGCGCCAGTCGGCCTGCTTCTGGCCGCCCTGCTCGATCGGCTCGGTCAGCCAGGCCTGCGGATATTCGACCTGCACCACCCGTATGTCGCCGATCGCGCCGGCCGCCACCATGGCGCGGGCCTGCCGGATCAGCGGATAGCCGGTATAATTGTAGGTGACGGCGAACAGCCGGCCGCTTGTCGCGACCAGATCGGCCAGTGCCTCGGCCTCCGCGACGGTCGCGGTCAGCGGCTTGTCGCAGATCACGTCGAAGCCGGCCTCCAGTGCCGCGCGGGCGACCGGATAGTGCATGTGGTTCGGCGTCACGATCGCGACCGCGTCGATGCGGTCGGCCCGGCCGGCCTCGGCGGCCAGCATGTCCTGGTAGGACGCATAGGCGCGGTCCTCGGCGATGCCGAGCTCCAGCGCCGAGGCGCGCGCCCGCACCGGATCGGACGACAGCGCGCCGGCGGCCAGGACCCAGCGGTCGTCGAGCCGGGCCGCCATGCGGTGGACCGCGCCGATGAAGGCGCCCTGTCCGCCGCCGACCATGCCGAGACGCAGCCGCCCGCCGACCGCGTCGCCACGACCTTCGATGCTCATGGGATGCTCCGTGGTTTGTGGCTCTGGATCAAGCGAGGCCGAGCAGGCGGCGGTTGGCCGCCTCGTCGATGCCGGCGGCGGCGAAATCGTCGAAGGCGCGCTCGGTGACGCGGATGATGTGGCCGGCGATGAACGGCGCGCCCTCCGCGGCGCCCTGCTCGGGATGCTTCAGGCAGCATTCCCATTCCAGCACCGCCCAGCCCGAATAGCCGTATTGGGCGAGCTTGGAGAAGATGCCGGAGAAGTCGACCTGGCCGTCGCCGAGCGAGCGGAAGCGGCCGGCGCGGTCGATCCAGGATTGGTAGCCGCCATAGACGCCGACCCGGCCGGACGGGTTGAACTCGGCATCCTTGACGTGGAAGGCGCGGATGCGCTCGTGGTAGATGTCGATGAAGGCGAGATAGTCGAGCTGCTGCAGCACGAAATGCGACGGATCGTAGTTGATCGCGCAGCGCGGATGGTTGCCGACCCGCTCCAGGAACATCTCGAAGGTCGCGCCGTCGTGGATGTCCTCGCCGGGATGGATCTCGTAGCAGACGTCGCAGCCGGCCGCGTCATAGGCGTCGAGGATCGGGCGCCAGCGCCGGGCCAGTTCGTCGAAGGCGGTCTCGACCAGGCCGGCGGGGCGCTGCGGCCAGGGATAGAGATAGGGCCAGGCGAGCGCGCCCGGGAAGGTGACATGCGAGGTCAGGCCGAGATGGGCGGAGGCGCGCGCGGCCTTCAGCATCTGGTCGACCGCCCATTCGGCGCGGGCCTTGGGATTGCCGCGCACCGCCGGGGCGGCGAAGCCGTCGAAGGCTTCGTCATAGGCCGGATGCACGGCGACCAGCTGACCCTGCAGATGGGTCGACAGTTCGGTGATCGCGACGCCGGATTCGGCGCAGATGCCCTTGACCTCGTCGCAATAGGTCTTCGAGGCGGCGGCCTTGTCGAGATCGAACAGGCGGGCGTCCCAGGTCGGGATCTGGATGCCCTCGTAGCCGTGGTCCGCGGCCCAGCGGACGATGGCGGGCAGGCTGTCGAACGGCGCCGCGTCGCCCGCGAACTGGGCGAGAAAGATCGCGGGCCCCTTGATGGAACCGAGCTTGGTCACGGAAATCCTCCCACGCGAGAGAGCCGTCTGATGCGGCTCTTGGGCGTTCCGGGGGGCTGCTCCAGCCGCCGGAGGCGGAGGATGCAGGCCGATCCCGAAACGGTCGCGGGACGAAGTCTGTCACGATTGGCAGCGGTGCCGCAACTCCCCGATGCGGATCCTCTGCGGGGTCGCGGCTCAGCGATCGGCGCGGAAGCGACCGGCAATACCGCGGCCGAAGCGGGCGAGCGCGGCATCGAGCGCGCGGCCCTGGTCGGGGCTCATGCGCACCAGGAAGATGTCGCGCATCACGAACATGACGAGCAGGGTCAGGCCCCAGGCGATGACCACGTCGGACAGGAAATGCGCCCCGAAGGCGATCCGGTTGAGCGAGATCGCCACGGTCCAGACCGCCGCCGTCACAACGATGGGCAGCCGCCAGCGCGCCGGCGCCAGGATCGCGAAGGCCATGAACAGAACCGCCGTGGAGGCCTCGCCGGAGACGAAGGAACAGTTGGCCGCGCATTGGTCGGCCGGAATCCAGGGCGGCGTGAACTGCGCCGTGCCCCCGTAGAGGTCGACATGGTTCGGCCGGGCACGGCCCCAATGCTGCTTGAGGATCAGGTTGACGACGACCAGCGGACCGGCGATCAGGCTGGCGCCGAGGAACAGCGGGCGCCGGACATCGACCCCGTCGACCCAGGCCGGCTTGGCGATCTTCAGCCCGATCGGCACCAAAGCGGCCAGCGCCAGCACCCAGGTCGCCAGGCGACCGGCCTCGCGCAGGACCAGCAGCCAGCCGGACTCTTCGGCTGCAAATCCACGACCCGTCTGGTAGAAAAGCGCCGTCATGCCGGTGTCGAGATCCGGCAAGGCATAGAGCAGGACGGAGACGACCAGAGTGGCCAGCAGCGTGATCAGGATCGACCTGCCCGCCCCCCACCGCGGTCCAGTCCTTTCCCGAGCCATCCTGCCGCCACCGTCTTCCACAACCGTCATGAGGCCTCCGCGTCGCGACGCGAGATCGGGGAGTTAGCGGCGCGTCCGCCACGGCTGGCAAGCCCGGCTTCGAACGCACCACCGGTGCCGACCGGAAGGCCGGTCCGGGACCCTATATGAGGAAGGCTGGCGACAGCCTGACGAATTTCACGAAGGCACCGTCCGAAACGGCCATGCGCAATCTCCTGCTGCTTCTGGCGGCCTCGACCGCGGTCCGTCTGCTGCTGGCCGCCCTGATCGATCCCGGCATCGACGAGGCCTATGCGCGCGCCGTCGCGCAGCGCCTGGACTGGTCCTATTTCGACCACCCGCCGCTGACCTTCTGGATCGTGCACGCGGTTCAGGCCGTCGCCGGACCGGCTGCGCCGGTCTGGCTGGTGCGCCTGCCCTTCGTGGCGGCTTTCACGGCGACCGGTGCGCTGATGTTCCGGCTGGCGGCGCGCCTGGGCGGCGAGCGCGCCGGGGTCGCGGCCGTCGCGGTGCTGACGCTCGCACCCTTCTTTCTGGTCTCGGCCGGCAGCTGGATCGTACCGGACGGGCCGATGTTGCTGTTCGTCGGCCTCGCCGCCCTGGTCATGGCGCGCATCCTGTTCGACGAGGCCGATCCCGGCCGCGCCGACCGGCTCTGGCTGCTGGCCGGTCTCGCCTTCGGGCTGGCGCTGCTCTCCAAGCTCCATGCCGGCCTGATCGGGATCGGGGCGCTGGTGTTTCTGCTGGGCTCGCCGCGCCACAGGGGCCTCCTCGCCACGCGCGGACCCTGGCTGGCCGGCGCCGTCGCCCTGCTGGTCTTCGCGCCGGTGCTCGGCTGGAACGCGGCGCATGACTGGGTCTCGTTCGGCTTCCAGGGCGGACGCGGCGTGCCGACGGGCTGGCATCCGGCTGCAGGCGTCCGGCTCCTCGGCGGGCAGGTGCTCTATCTGCTGCCCTGGACCTTCGCCGGCCTCGTCTGGGCGCTCTGGGGCGGGATCGCGCGGGCCGGCGCGGACACGCCGCAGCGCTATCTCGCCTCTCTGGCATGGCCCTGTATCGCTGTCATGACGCTCGTCCCGTTCCTGTCCGGCCAGGGCTTGCCGCATTGGGCGATGCCGGGCTGGTTCTTCGCCGTCCCGCTGTTCGGTGCCCGGATCGCGGCCGCCGCCCAGGCCGGATCGCCCTGGCCGCGCCGGGCCGGCGCGGCATCGGGCGGCCTCCTCGCCGTGGCGGCCGCCGTCGTGGTGGCGGCGCCCTTCCT encodes:
- a CDS encoding ABC transporter ATP-binding protein; this encodes MAEIRVENLHKSFGEFVAVKNSSFTVASGEFFVMLGPSGCGKTTTLRMIAGLELPSSGLIRLDGDDVTQLRASARDIAFVFQLFALYPHMNVRKNIGYPLANQGVAKPEIKTRVEEAARTLRIGHLLDRSVSGLSGGDRQRVALGRAIVRNPKAFLMDEPLGALDTELREAMIAELRALHDRLGATTLYVTHDQLEAMAMADKIAVMNKGVIEQFDTPQQIYGRPATLFVADFIGSPPMNLIPCRGPLAPGATTVQVGETVAAIPAVLDGTTATDLVLGVRPEQVQLVDDGGLRGEVFGAEYLGTTQIVTIRTGAGTVRARLPSAESVTVGAPVGLAFRPEKLSLFDKATGRALRTAWTVAAETKGHRRG
- a CDS encoding carbohydrate ABC transporter permease, encoding MSTSAHSVVEPSGRTKAIAGSLVIAYALITMLPLVWIFLTALKTPPDSISYPPKIVFTPSLEGFCNLFTTRSRQTEDYIKSLPPASGTCEEIARARNMVIAGPSNYVPRFWNSVVIAFGSTFFAVALGTMAAYGFSRFRVPLADDLLFFILSTRMMPPIAVAIPIYLMYRELGLSDTKFGMILLYTAVNVSLAVWLLKGFIDEIPREYEEAAMIDGYTRLQAFRKVVLPQAATGIAATAIFCMIFAWNEYAFAVLLTSGEAQTAPPFIPIIIGEGGQDWPAVAAGTAIFLVPIVVFTVLLRKHLLRGITFGAVRK
- a CDS encoding carbohydrate ABC transporter permease, with the protein product MSPPIIDRAAASTPPALARHIRGLSDRAIAWLFIAPTIVLLLAINIFPLIWTIRLSFTNFRANRTNAPVRDVGIDNYVSILTDPEVWQPMQATAHFVIWTILIQTVLGFSLAWAIDRKFRGHGFWTTVILVPMMLSPAVVGNFWRFLFQPQIGLFNYGISAVTGVPPSSFEMLGTVALAPWAIVIVDTWMWTPYVILICLAGLRSIPDYIYEAAEVDRASPWRQFWTITLPMALPFIMLAVLFRGIENFKMFDMVNLLTSGGPGSTTEVASITLKREAFEKWRTGYSSAFAIILFVTVFGLANIYVKALNRVKSR
- a CDS encoding ABC transporter substrate-binding protein, encoding MRKILASAGLAAATTLVATALTAAPAAAQGKTITLCWAAWDPANALVELSKDFTAKSGVGMKFEFVPWPNFADRMLNELNSKGKLCDLLIGDSQWIGGSAENGHYVKLNDFFAKEGIKIDDFMPATVAGYAEWPKGTPNYWALPAMGDALGWTYRKDWFAKPELQAEFKKKHNRDLAPPKTQTELKQIAEFFQGREIDGKKVYGAAIFTERGSEGITMGVSNALYTFGFQYQDPKKPYSMEGFVNSADAVKGLEFYKALYKCCTPPGYTDAYMQEGLDAFKSGQVAMQMNWFAFFPGLYKDEKVGGAKIGFFVNPGEKVHASQLGGQGISVVSYSPNKNEALQYIKWFASLDVQKKWWALGGYTCHKGVLNAPDFKASAPFAADFLTAMGEVKDFWADPSYAQLLLAEQKRIHEYVVADKGTAKEALDALVKDWIKVFKDDGKL
- a CDS encoding Gfo/Idh/MocA family protein; its protein translation is MSIEGRGDAVGGRLRLGMVGGGQGAFIGAVHRMAARLDDRWVLAAGALSSDPVRARASALELGIAEDRAYASYQDMLAAEAGRADRIDAVAIVTPNHMHYPVARAALEAGFDVICDKPLTATVAEAEALADLVATSGRLFAVTYNYTGYPLIRQARAMVAAGAIGDIRVVQVEYPQAWLTEPIEQGGQKQADWRTDPARSGAGGCVGDIGTHAYDLARFVSGLEAEAILAELTTFVPGRRLDDNVGVLIRYRGGARGMLWASQVAPGNENGLRLRVYGSRGGLEWSQEDPNYLWFTPLGEPKRRITRGGDGASPEAGRLTRVPFGHPEGYIEGFANIYREIADALAARKSGGAVDPAVVFPDVADGLAGVRFVAAAVKSASAGGTWVPLA
- a CDS encoding sugar phosphate isomerase/epimerase family protein, with the translated sequence MTKLGSIKGPAIFLAQFAGDAAPFDSLPAIVRWAADHGYEGIQIPTWDARLFDLDKAAASKTYCDEVKGICAESGVAITELSTHLQGQLVAVHPAYDEAFDGFAAPAVRGNPKARAEWAVDQMLKAARASAHLGLTSHVTFPGALAWPYLYPWPQRPAGLVETAFDELARRWRPILDAYDAAGCDVCYEIHPGEDIHDGATFEMFLERVGNHPRCAINYDPSHFVLQQLDYLAFIDIYHERIRAFHVKDAEFNPSGRVGVYGGYQSWIDRAGRFRSLGDGQVDFSGIFSKLAQYGYSGWAVLEWECCLKHPEQGAAEGAPFIAGHIIRVTERAFDDFAAAGIDEAANRRLLGLA
- a CDS encoding phosphatase PAP2 family protein produces the protein MTVVEDGGGRMARERTGPRWGAGRSILITLLATLVVSVLLYALPDLDTGMTALFYQTGRGFAAEESGWLLVLREAGRLATWVLALAALVPIGLKIAKPAWVDGVDVRRPLFLGASLIAGPLVVVNLILKQHWGRARPNHVDLYGGTAQFTPPWIPADQCAANCSFVSGEASTAVLFMAFAILAPARWRLPIVVTAAVWTVAISLNRIAFGAHFLSDVVIAWGLTLLVMFVMRDIFLVRMSPDQGRALDAALARFGRGIAGRFRADR
- a CDS encoding glycosyltransferase family 39 protein, translated to MRNLLLLLAASTAVRLLLAALIDPGIDEAYARAVAQRLDWSYFDHPPLTFWIVHAVQAVAGPAAPVWLVRLPFVAAFTATGALMFRLAARLGGERAGVAAVAVLTLAPFFLVSAGSWIVPDGPMLLFVGLAALVMARILFDEADPGRADRLWLLAGLAFGLALLSKLHAGLIGIGALVFLLGSPRHRGLLATRGPWLAGAVALLVFAPVLGWNAAHDWVSFGFQGGRGVPTGWHPAAGVRLLGGQVLYLLPWTFAGLVWALWGGIARAGADTPQRYLASLAWPCIAVMTLVPFLSGQGLPHWAMPGWFFAVPLFGARIAAAAQAGSPWPRRAGAASGGLLAVAAAVVVAAPFLQTRLPAAWRPGVDRAFAEALAWRGLDRLLEREGLLPANGFAVATSWRQGGRIAGGLAGRVPVTVFSPDPRGFAFLAPADARLGRDAVVIGTGPGFARDLALMNGLFERIGPIRDLTLVLPGGAELPVRAAPATRLRVPYPWPYGLSGRIAAGHSGP